A genomic stretch from Mus pahari chromosome 6, PAHARI_EIJ_v1.1, whole genome shotgun sequence includes:
- the Padi4 gene encoding protein-arginine deiminase type-4, whose protein sequence is MAQGAVIHVAPEQPTHAVCVVGTATPLDVRGSAPKGYTSFGITASPGVIVDVIHGPPVKKSTMGASKWPLDPELEVTLQVKAASNRTDDQKVRISYYGPKTSPVQALLYLTGVELSLSADVTRTGKVKPAQARKDQSTWTWGPGGRGAILLVNCDKEDPQASGMDFEDDKVLDNKDLQDMSPMTLSTKTPKDFFDKYQLVLEVPKAKMNKVRVFRATRGKLPSRYKVALGPQQSSYLLELPGGQHSIDFYVEGLAFPDADFKGLIPLTISLLDKSNPELPEALVFQDSVTFRVAPWIMTPNTQPPQEVYVCRVSDNEDFLKSLATLTKKAKCKLTVCPEEENIDDQWMQDEMEIGYIQAPHKTLPVVFDSPRDRGLKDFPVKRVMGPNFGYVTRKLYTTELTGLDAFGNLEVSPPVTVRGQEYPLGRILIGNSGYSSSESRDMHQALQDFLSAQQVQAPVKLFSDWLFVGHVDEFLSFVPARDRQGFRLLLSSPRACYQLFQELQSQGHGEATLFEGLKRKKQTINDILSNKKLRDQNAYVESCIDWNRMVLKRELGLAEGDIIDIPQLFKVVGNSRGNPKAQAFFPNMVNMLVLGKHLGIPKPFGPIIDGRCCLEEEVRSHLEPLGLQCTFINDFYTYHVYHGEVHCGTNVRRKPFAFKWWHMVP, encoded by the exons CTCTGCTCCTAAGGGCTACACGTCCTTCGGCATCACAGCCTCCCCAGGAGTCATCGTAGACGTCATCCATGGTCCTCCAGTCAAGAAGAGTACCATGGGGGCCTCCAAATGGCCTCTGGACCCCGAGCTGGAGGTGACCCTACAGGTGAAAGCAGCCAGCAACAGAACAGATGACCAAAAG GTTCGCATTTCATACTATGGACCCAAGACCTCCCCAGTCCAAGCCCTGCTCTACCTCACTGGGGTGG AACTGTCCCTGAGCGCAGATGTCACCCGCACTGGCAAAGTGAAGCCTGCCCAAGCCAGGAAGGATCAG AGCACCTGGACCTGGGGCCCGGGAGGCCGTGGCGCCATCCTGTTGGTGAACTGCGACAAAGAGGACCCCCAGGCCTCCGGAATGGACTTTGAGGATGACAAGGTCTTGGACAACAAAG ACCTGCAGGACATGTCTCCAATGACCCTAAGCACGAAGACTCCCAAAGATTTCTTCGACAAGTATCAGTTGGTGTTGGAGGTGCCCAAGGCCAAGATGAACAAAGTGAGAGTCTTCCGGGCCACAC GGGGTAAACTGCCGTCCAGGTACAAGGTGGCCCTGGGACCACAACAGTCCTCGTACCTTCTGGAGCTGCCCGGCGGCCAGCACAGCATAGACTTCTATGTGGAAGGCCTTGCTTTTCCAGACGCAGACTTCAAGGGGCTCATTCCCCTTACCATCTCCCTGCTGGACAAGTCTAACCCG GAGCTCCCCGAGGCCCTGGTGTTCCAAGACAGCGTGACGTTCCGTGTGGCCCCCTGGATCATGACCCCCAACACTCAGCCCCCCCAGGAGGTGTACGTGTGCAG GGTTTCTGACAATGAAGACTTCCTAAAGTCACTAGCTACTCTGACCAAGAAAGCCAAGTGCAAGCTGACTGTGTGCCCCGAGGAGGAGAATATAGATGACCAATGGATGCAG GACGAAATGGAGATTGGCTACATCCAGGCCCCACACAAGACGCTGCCCGTGGTCTTTGACTCCCCGAGGGACAGAGGCCTCAAGGATTTCCCTGTCAAACGAGTTATG GGTCCAAATTTTGGCTATGTGACCCGAAAGCTCTATACGACAGAGCTCACTGGGCTGGATGCCTTTGGGAACCTGGAGGTGAGTCCCCCAGTCACTGTCAGAGGGCAGGAGTACCCACTGGGCAGAATTCTCATCGGGAACAGCGGTTACTCCAG CAGCGAGAGCCGGGACATGCACCAGGCCCTGCAGGACTTCCTGAGCGCCCAGCAGGTGCAGGCCCCCGTGAAGCTCTTCTCCGATTGGCTCTTTGTGGGTCACGTGGATGAGTTCTTGAGCTTCGTCCCAGCACGCGACAGGCAG GGCTTTCGGCTGCTGCTGTCCAGCCCCAGAGCTTGCTACCAACTGTTCCAGGAGCTACAGAGCCAGGGCCACGGGGAGGCGACACTGTTCGAAGGACTCAAGA GGAAAAAACAGACAATCAATGACATTCTGTCCAACAAGAAACTAAGAGACCAGAATGCCTATGTGGAG AGCTGTATTGACTGGAACCGGATGGTGCTGAAGCGGGAGCTGGGCCTGGCAGAGGGTGACATCATTGACATCCCGCAGCTCTTCAAGGTCGTGGGGAACTCCAGAGGGAACCCAAAGGCCCAGGCCTTCTTCCCAAACATG GTGAACATGCTGGTCCTGGGCAAGCACCTGGGCATCCCCAAGCCCTTTGGGCCCATCATCGATGGCCGCtgctgcctggaggaggaggtgCGCTCCCACCTGGAGCCGTTGGGTCTGCAGTGCACCTTCATCAACGACTTCTACACCTACCACGTGTACCACGGGGAGGTTCACTGTGGCACCAACGTGCGCAGGAAGCCCTTCGCCTTCAAGTGGTGGCACATGGTGCCCTGA